From one Deltaproteobacteria bacterium GWC2_65_14 genomic stretch:
- a CDS encoding peptide ABC transporter permease — protein MLRHRGAAAGLAVVSAVLLLALFAPWIAPYDPGTQALDSGLSPPSVSHWLGQDKLGRDIFSRLAFGSRVSLAVGLGTVSISLLLGLLAGSLAGFFGGRTDRLLMRLADMLLAFPGILLAIGITAVLGPSLRNVLIALSVLGWVGYARLVRAQVLQVRELEFVQAAQAVGSPPARLLLRHILPNALSPILVEATFGIARAIVAEAGLSFLGLGVQPPTPSWGAMISEGRHFLFVAPHLTLAPGIAIMLTVMAFNFIGDGLRDALDVREEIR, from the coding sequence CTGCTTCGTCACCGGGGAGCGGCGGCGGGCCTGGCCGTGGTCTCCGCGGTCCTGCTGCTCGCCCTGTTCGCCCCCTGGATCGCCCCGTACGACCCCGGAACGCAGGCGCTCGACTCCGGCCTCTCCCCTCCCTCGGTTTCGCACTGGCTCGGCCAGGACAAGCTCGGCCGGGACATCTTCAGCCGCCTCGCCTTCGGGTCCCGCGTCTCCCTCGCGGTGGGACTGGGTACGGTGTCGATCTCGCTCCTCCTGGGGCTGCTGGCCGGATCGCTGGCGGGGTTCTTCGGGGGCCGCACCGACCGTCTCCTCATGCGGCTGGCCGACATGCTCCTCGCCTTTCCGGGGATCCTGCTCGCGATCGGAATCACCGCGGTCCTGGGGCCCTCCCTCCGGAACGTCCTGATCGCCCTCTCGGTCCTCGGGTGGGTCGGCTATGCCCGTCTCGTCCGCGCCCAGGTGCTGCAGGTCCGGGAGCTGGAGTTCGTCCAGGCGGCGCAGGCGGTGGGGAGTCCCCCGGCGAGGCTGTTGCTCCGGCACATCCTGCCGAACGCCCTCTCCCCCATCCTGGTGGAGGCGACCTTCGGGATCGCTAGGGCCATCGTGGCGGAGGCGGGCCTCTCCTTCCTGGGCCTTGGGGTCCAGCCGCCCACTCCCTCCTGGGGGGCGATGATCAGCGAGGGGCGGCACTTCCTCTTCGTCGCGCCCCACCTCACCCTCGCGCCGGGGATCGCGATCATGCTCACCGTGATGGCCTTCAACTTCATCGGCGACGGGCTCCGCGACGCGCTGGACGTCCGGGAGGAGATCCGGTAG
- a CDS encoding sugar ABC transporter permease, protein MMRPLRKLAARGGLYTVVGAFSFFGAFPFYWMLIATFKTDHDLFSPTNNPFLFNEPPTLDHLRLLFFETHYLQYLLNTFWVGLAVVAITLATAVPAAYSLTRWARGWGETMGIGIFLTYLVPGTILFIPLSRFIAFLGLHESLWSLILIYPTFTIPFCTWLLMGFFKSIPKDIEEQAMIDGESRLGAMVKVVLPISVSGILTVVVFAFTLAMHEFIYALTFISVSAKKTVSIGVPTELVRGDVFQWGPLMAGALIASIPVAILYTFFLDRFIAGFTMGSVK, encoded by the coding sequence GTGATGCGACCGCTCCGGAAACTGGCGGCACGGGGAGGACTCTACACGGTGGTCGGCGCCTTCTCCTTCTTCGGGGCCTTCCCGTTCTACTGGATGCTCATCGCCACCTTCAAGACCGACCACGACCTGTTCAGCCCGACGAACAATCCCTTCCTGTTCAACGAGCCGCCGACGCTGGACCACCTCCGGCTGCTGTTCTTCGAGACCCACTACCTGCAGTACCTCCTGAACACCTTCTGGGTCGGGCTCGCCGTGGTCGCGATCACGCTGGCGACCGCCGTCCCGGCCGCCTACAGCCTGACCCGGTGGGCCCGGGGGTGGGGGGAGACGATGGGGATCGGGATCTTCCTCACCTACCTGGTCCCGGGGACGATCCTGTTCATCCCCCTCTCCCGGTTCATCGCCTTCCTGGGGCTCCACGAGTCGCTCTGGTCGCTGATCCTGATCTACCCGACCTTCACGATCCCCTTCTGCACCTGGCTGCTGATGGGGTTCTTCAAGTCGATCCCGAAGGACATCGAGGAGCAGGCGATGATCGACGGGGAGAGCCGGCTCGGGGCGATGGTCAAGGTCGTCCTGCCGATCTCGGTGTCGGGGATCCTCACCGTCGTCGTGTTCGCCTTCACCCTCGCCATGCACGAGTTCATCTACGCGCTGACCTTCATCTCCGTATCGGCCAAGAAGACCGTCTCCATCGGCGTGCCGACGGAGCTCGTCCGAGGAGACGTGTTCCAGTGGGGCCCGCTCATGGCCGGGGCGCTGATCGCGAGCATCCCCGTGGCGATCCTCTACACCTTTTTCCTCGACCGGTTCATCGCCGGCTTCACCATGGGCTCCGTGAAGTAG
- a CDS encoding ABC transporter, protein MAQVEVRGITKRFGDVVAVDHVDIATDEGEFLVLLGPSGCGKTTLLRMIAGIETPTSGEIRIGDEVVNHLPPRARKIAMVFQSYALYPHMTVFKNIAFPLKSQGYPKEEIPAKVQWAASTFGIEKLLHRKPRELSGGERQRVALARAVVREPSVFLLDEPLSNLDAKLRTLARFELQQFQRRIGTTTIYVTHDQVEAMGLGDRIVVMSKGKVRQIGSPQEVYNEPADTFVAGFLGSPPMNLFRRDDFIAGFRPEKFLPVSAYDTREPLVKLWVRVDRVEHLGSDRLVYGAMRDTFPDEKVIVNIPSTLDLHLAAGEHYEFAIKETDIRFFDGNTGLRAEPRRFWDTP, encoded by the coding sequence ATGGCGCAGGTCGAAGTCCGGGGAATCACGAAACGGTTCGGGGACGTGGTGGCGGTCGACCATGTCGATATTGCGACCGACGAGGGAGAGTTCCTGGTGCTGCTGGGTCCCTCCGGCTGCGGGAAAACGACCCTCTTGCGAATGATCGCGGGGATCGAGACCCCCACCTCCGGCGAGATCCGGATCGGTGACGAGGTGGTGAACCACCTCCCCCCGCGCGCCCGGAAGATCGCCATGGTCTTCCAGAGCTACGCCCTCTATCCCCACATGACGGTGTTCAAGAACATCGCCTTCCCCCTCAAGTCCCAGGGATATCCCAAGGAGGAAATCCCGGCGAAGGTACAGTGGGCCGCCTCGACGTTCGGGATCGAGAAGCTGCTCCACCGCAAGCCTCGGGAGCTCTCCGGGGGGGAACGGCAGCGGGTTGCGCTCGCCCGGGCGGTGGTCCGGGAGCCGAGCGTGTTCCTGCTCGACGAGCCGCTCTCCAACCTCGACGCGAAGCTTCGGACGCTGGCCCGGTTCGAACTGCAGCAGTTCCAGCGGCGGATCGGCACCACCACCATCTACGTGACCCATGACCAGGTGGAGGCGATGGGGCTCGGAGACCGGATCGTGGTGATGAGCAAGGGGAAGGTGCGGCAGATCGGCTCGCCGCAGGAGGTCTACAACGAGCCGGCCGACACCTTCGTGGCCGGGTTCCTCGGGTCCCCACCGATGAATCTTTTCCGGCGTGACGACTTCATCGCCGGGTTCCGTCCCGAGAAGTTCCTCCCGGTCTCCGCCTACGACACCCGGGAGCCGCTGGTGAAGCTCTGGGTCCGGGTGGACCGGGTCGAGCACCTGGGGTCGGACCGACTCGTGTACGGGGCGATGCGCGACACCTTCCCCGACGAGAAGGTGATCGTCAACATCCCCTCCACGCTGGATCTGCACCTCGCCGCGGGGGAACACTACGAGTTCGCCATCAAGGAGACCGACATCAGGTTTTTCGACGGAAACACGGGATTGCGGGCCGAACCCAGGCGGTTCTGGGACACACCGTGA
- a CDS encoding ammonia channel protein — MNTGDTAFILLSAALVMLMTPGLALFYGGMVRRKNTLGTIMQSLIVIGLVSVEWLFIGYSLSFGPDVKGIIGDLSWFALRGVGLDPYPDYVATVPHQAFMIYQAMFAVITPALITGAFAERLKFSAFLVFVLLWSLLVYCPVAHWVWGVGGWIRNLGVLDFAGGTVVHITSGASALAAVLVAGKRRGHGTDNMAPHNLPMTVLGAGILWFGWFGFNAGSALSAGGLSTSAFVVTHMAASTAMLSWAFAEWIHRGKPTVLGAASGAVAGLVAITPAAGFVGPVSAVAIGGVAGALCYGAVMMKGRLGYDDSLDVVGVHGVGGTWGALATGLFASTAVNAAGGNGLFFGNPGLLAVQAAAAAVSAAYAFVVTWLLFRLLDRVVGLRVPGEEEVMGLDLAQHGEAGYNW; from the coding sequence ATGAACACGGGAGACACCGCGTTCATTCTGCTCTCCGCGGCGCTTGTGATGCTCATGACTCCGGGTCTCGCCCTGTTCTACGGGGGGATGGTCCGCAGGAAGAACACCCTGGGCACCATCATGCAGTCGCTGATCGTGATCGGCCTGGTCAGCGTCGAATGGCTTTTCATCGGGTACTCCCTTTCCTTCGGCCCGGACGTGAAGGGGATCATCGGGGACCTCTCCTGGTTCGCGCTGCGCGGCGTGGGGCTCGACCCCTACCCGGACTACGTGGCGACGGTCCCCCACCAGGCGTTCATGATCTACCAGGCGATGTTCGCGGTGATCACTCCGGCGCTCATCACCGGGGCCTTCGCCGAGCGGCTGAAGTTCTCGGCCTTCCTCGTCTTCGTGCTCCTCTGGTCGCTGCTGGTCTACTGCCCGGTCGCCCACTGGGTCTGGGGGGTCGGGGGATGGATCCGGAACCTCGGCGTGCTCGACTTCGCCGGCGGGACGGTGGTCCACATCACCTCCGGGGCGAGCGCCCTGGCGGCGGTCCTGGTCGCCGGGAAGCGCCGGGGACACGGGACCGACAACATGGCCCCCCACAACCTCCCGATGACGGTGCTCGGCGCCGGGATCCTCTGGTTCGGCTGGTTCGGGTTCAACGCCGGCAGCGCCCTGTCGGCGGGGGGACTCTCCACCAGCGCCTTCGTGGTGACCCACATGGCCGCGTCGACGGCGATGCTCTCCTGGGCCTTCGCGGAGTGGATCCACCGCGGGAAGCCGACCGTCCTGGGAGCCGCCTCCGGCGCGGTGGCGGGGCTGGTCGCGATCACCCCGGCGGCGGGGTTCGTCGGCCCGGTCTCCGCCGTCGCGATCGGAGGGGTGGCGGGCGCGCTCTGCTACGGCGCGGTGATGATGAAGGGCAGGCTCGGGTACGACGACTCGCTCGATGTCGTCGGGGTCCACGGCGTCGGCGGCACCTGGGGAGCCCTCGCCACCGGGTTGTTCGCCTCGACGGCGGTCAACGCGGCGGGGGGAAACGGCCTGTTCTTCGGGAATCCGGGGCTTCTCGCCGTCCAGGCGGCGGCCGCGGCGGTCTCGGCGGCCTACGCGTTCGTCGTGACCTGGCTGCTGTTCCGGCTCCTGGACAGGGTGGTGGGGCTGCGCGTGCCCGGCGAGGAGGAGGTCATGGGGCTCGACCTCGCCCAGCACGGGGAGGCGGGCTACAACTGGTAG
- a CDS encoding glutathione ABC transporter permease GsiC (with GsiABD is involved in the transport of glutathione into the cell) encodes MGRILVARLWQAVPVVLGVVTIVFLLIHLIPGDPVEIMLGENAVAAQKEELRKELKLDRPLATQYVEFLSGLFRGDLGTSFRSREPVLREILSRFPATLLLALASLLAALLVSLPLGVLSAMRPRSAVDHLCGLFSMLGLSMPNFWLGPLLILLFSIQLGLLPVGGWGSAAHLVLPAATMGTGMAAILTRMLRASLLEEIRREYVQAAAARGLSRRAAVLRHALRNALIPVLTVLGLQFGSLLGGSVITETIFSWPGIGRLTLQAIEARDYPLVQGCILFLAVLTVAVNLLTDLLYLRLDPRIRVE; translated from the coding sequence GTGGGCAGGATTCTCGTCGCCAGGCTCTGGCAGGCGGTGCCGGTCGTCCTCGGCGTCGTGACGATCGTCTTCCTCCTGATCCACCTGATCCCCGGCGACCCGGTCGAAATCATGCTGGGGGAGAACGCGGTCGCCGCGCAGAAGGAGGAGCTCCGAAAGGAGCTCAAACTCGACCGCCCCCTGGCGACCCAGTACGTGGAGTTTCTCTCGGGGCTTTTCCGGGGGGACCTGGGAACCTCCTTCCGGAGCCGTGAGCCGGTCCTTCGCGAGATCCTCTCCCGGTTCCCCGCCACCCTGCTCCTCGCGCTCGCCTCGCTGCTCGCGGCCCTCCTGGTCTCGCTTCCCCTCGGGGTCCTCTCCGCCATGCGCCCGCGCTCCGCCGTCGACCACCTTTGCGGCCTGTTCTCCATGCTCGGGCTCTCGATGCCGAACTTCTGGCTCGGTCCGCTGCTGATCCTGCTCTTCTCGATCCAGCTGGGGCTTCTTCCGGTCGGCGGATGGGGAAGTGCCGCCCACCTCGTCCTCCCGGCGGCGACGATGGGGACCGGGATGGCGGCGATCCTCACCCGGATGCTCCGCGCGTCGCTGCTCGAGGAGATCCGCCGGGAATATGTCCAGGCGGCGGCGGCCCGGGGGCTGTCGCGCAGGGCCGCGGTCCTGCGGCACGCCCTCCGGAATGCCCTGATCCCGGTCCTGACGGTCCTGGGCCTTCAGTTCGGGTCGCTGCTGGGCGGCAGCGTCATCACGGAGACGATCTTCTCCTGGCCGGGGATCGGCCGCCTGACCCTGCAGGCGATCGAAGCCCGGGACTACCCCCTCGTCCAGGGATGCATCCTGTTCCTCGCGGTCCTCACGGTCGCGGTGAACCTGCTCACCGACCTTCTCTACCTGCGGCTGGACCCGAGGATCCGGGTTGAGTGA
- a CDS encoding phosphomannomutase, producing MNPHIFREYDIRGRVGEDLDPGGVARIGKGFGTYARKRGAQTVVVGRDCRLSSSSFRDALVEGVLSTGLDVFDVGVCPTPLLYFAILRFPADAGVMITGSHNPPEFNGFKLCLGPGTLYGEQVQEIRGIVEGGAFASGRGSVSVREVIPAYREYVRSNISISRPLKVVVDAGNGTGGIVAVPLFREMGMEVVELFCDMDGRFPNHFPDPTVPENLRFLVRAVLETGADVGVGYDGDADRIGAVDERGNILFGDSLLLLFAREILARKPGATVISEVKASQNLYDDIARRGGRPVMWKAGHSLIKQKMKEEAAEVAGEMSGHIFFADRFLGFDDAIYASARLFELLADSPVPLSGMLSDLPPLVATPEIRVDCPDEEKFAVARRVAELVRPLAREVIEVDGIRALFEGGWGLVRASNTQPVLVLRFEGKDREALERIRSVMQGAVESARAGISR from the coding sequence CTGAATCCCCACATATTCCGGGAGTACGACATCCGGGGAAGAGTCGGCGAGGATCTGGACCCCGGAGGGGTGGCGCGGATCGGGAAGGGGTTCGGAACCTACGCGCGGAAGCGGGGGGCGCAAACGGTCGTCGTCGGTCGGGACTGCCGGCTGAGCTCCTCCTCCTTCCGCGACGCCCTGGTGGAGGGGGTGCTTTCCACCGGCCTCGACGTGTTCGACGTGGGGGTCTGCCCGACCCCGCTTCTCTACTTCGCCATCCTCCGGTTTCCCGCGGACGCCGGGGTCATGATCACCGGCAGCCACAACCCCCCCGAGTTCAACGGGTTCAAGCTCTGCCTGGGGCCGGGCACCCTCTACGGGGAACAGGTCCAGGAGATCCGCGGGATCGTGGAAGGGGGCGCCTTCGCCTCCGGGCGGGGATCCGTGTCCGTACGGGAGGTGATCCCGGCGTACCGGGAGTATGTGCGGTCGAACATCTCCATCTCCCGCCCGCTCAAGGTGGTGGTGGACGCCGGGAACGGCACCGGCGGGATCGTGGCTGTGCCCCTGTTCCGCGAGATGGGGATGGAGGTCGTGGAGCTTTTCTGCGACATGGACGGGCGGTTCCCCAACCATTTCCCCGATCCCACCGTACCGGAGAACCTGCGGTTCCTCGTCCGGGCGGTATTGGAGACGGGGGCCGACGTCGGGGTGGGATACGACGGCGACGCCGACCGGATCGGCGCCGTGGACGAGCGGGGGAACATCCTCTTCGGGGACTCCCTCCTCCTCCTGTTCGCGCGGGAGATCCTCGCGCGGAAGCCGGGGGCGACCGTCATCTCCGAGGTGAAGGCGTCGCAGAACCTCTACGACGACATCGCCCGGCGCGGGGGAAGGCCGGTCATGTGGAAGGCGGGGCACTCGCTCATCAAGCAGAAGATGAAGGAGGAGGCGGCCGAGGTGGCGGGGGAGATGAGCGGGCACATCTTCTTCGCCGACCGGTTCCTCGGCTTCGACGACGCGATCTACGCCTCCGCGAGGCTCTTCGAGCTCCTCGCAGACTCCCCCGTCCCGCTGAGCGGCATGCTGTCCGATCTTCCCCCGCTGGTGGCCACCCCGGAGATCCGGGTCGACTGCCCCGACGAGGAGAAATTCGCCGTTGCGCGGCGGGTCGCGGAGCTCGTCCGGCCCCTGGCACGGGAGGTGATCGAGGTGGACGGGATCCGCGCCCTCTTCGAAGGGGGATGGGGGCTGGTCCGCGCTTCGAACACCCAGCCGGTCCTGGTCCTGCGGTTCGAGGGGAAGGACCGGGAGGCGCTGGAGCGGATCCGCTCCGTCATGCAGGGGGCCGTGGAATCGGCCAGGGCGGGAATCTCCCGGTGA
- a CDS encoding malate dehydrogenase, with amino-acid sequence MPANLLPSESYSITMRVEIQNRPGMLGKVTTAIGEAGGDIGAVDLSGVGKGTVMRDITVRARGIDHAQEIIKVVRQVPGVKIGNVSDRTFLKHLGGKIEIANKIPVKTRNDLSMAYTPGVARVCMAIAKDVKKSFTLTIRRNTVAVVSDGTAVLGLGDIGPEAAMPVMEGKAMLFKEFAGVDAWPICLATKDTEEIIRIVKALAPTFGGINLEDISAPRCFEIEERLKAEMDIPVFHDDQHGTAVVVLAALLNSLKIVKKRIEDMKIVVAGVGASGVACSKIIMNAGARNIIGVDRVGAIYNGRKQHMNFMKDWYAAHTNPFNEKGKLSDVIAGADLFLGLAGPGLITVKDLQKMAKDPIVFAMANPDPEIQPEDALPHVRIMATGRSDYPNQINNVLCFPGIFRGALDSRATTINEEMKLAAAYAIASCVSKEELHEDYVIPSVFNRKVAPAVAREVSRAAHRTKVARRTSRSYMEIHLD; translated from the coding sequence ATGCCCGCGAATCTTCTTCCCAGTGAAAGCTACAGCATCACGATGCGTGTGGAGATCCAGAACCGGCCCGGAATGCTTGGAAAAGTCACCACGGCGATCGGGGAAGCGGGAGGGGACATCGGTGCCGTCGACCTGTCCGGCGTCGGGAAAGGGACCGTGATGCGGGACATCACCGTCCGGGCCCGGGGGATCGACCATGCCCAGGAGATCATCAAGGTGGTCCGCCAGGTACCGGGGGTCAAGATCGGCAACGTTTCCGACCGCACCTTCCTGAAGCATCTGGGCGGCAAGATCGAGATCGCGAACAAGATCCCGGTGAAGACCCGCAACGACCTCTCCATGGCCTACACCCCCGGCGTGGCGCGGGTCTGCATGGCGATCGCGAAGGATGTGAAAAAGTCGTTCACCCTGACGATCCGACGCAACACGGTGGCGGTGGTGTCCGACGGAACGGCGGTGCTCGGACTCGGGGATATCGGCCCCGAGGCGGCGATGCCGGTCATGGAAGGGAAGGCGATGCTCTTCAAGGAGTTCGCCGGGGTGGACGCCTGGCCGATCTGCCTGGCCACAAAGGACACCGAGGAGATCATCCGGATCGTCAAGGCGCTGGCGCCCACCTTCGGCGGCATCAATCTGGAGGACATCTCGGCGCCGCGCTGCTTCGAGATCGAGGAGCGGCTCAAGGCGGAGATGGACATCCCCGTCTTCCACGACGACCAGCACGGGACGGCGGTGGTGGTGCTGGCCGCCCTGCTGAACTCGCTGAAGATCGTCAAGAAGCGGATCGAGGACATGAAGATCGTGGTCGCCGGGGTGGGGGCCTCGGGCGTGGCCTGCAGCAAGATCATCATGAACGCGGGGGCGCGCAACATCATCGGGGTGGACCGGGTCGGGGCGATCTACAATGGCCGGAAGCAGCACATGAACTTCATGAAGGACTGGTACGCTGCCCACACGAACCCCTTCAACGAGAAGGGGAAGCTCTCCGACGTCATCGCGGGGGCGGATCTCTTCCTCGGGCTTGCGGGCCCCGGGCTGATCACCGTGAAGGACCTGCAGAAGATGGCGAAGGATCCGATCGTCTTCGCGATGGCGAACCCGGATCCCGAGATCCAGCCGGAGGACGCGCTGCCGCACGTCCGGATCATGGCGACCGGCCGCTCCGACTACCCCAACCAGATCAACAACGTCCTCTGCTTCCCCGGCATATTCCGGGGGGCTCTCGACTCCCGGGCCACCACGATCAACGAGGAGATGAAGCTCGCCGCCGCCTACGCGATCGCCTCCTGCGTGAGCAAGGAGGAGCTCCACGAGGACTACGTCATCCCGTCGGTCTTCAACCGGAAGGTGGCGCCCGCGGTCGCGCGCGAGGTTTCCCGGGCCGCTCACCGGACGAAGGTCGCCCGGCGGACCTCCCGTTCGTACATGGAGATCCATCTGGATTGA
- a CDS encoding ABC transporter permease codes for MTPAVRESTPGNVRAAHSHRLADSEKWLGLVMIAPAIVYIVALIGIPLVMAILYSMSDVSTGDPSLDYAGLRNFRAAFADPVFRRSVWNTIVFTFASQFLVLVLSKILALALMKDFKGKWLARFLIMLPWTAPIALGTIGWLWMLDSVFSPIDWVFRHWGLLGSPGALFGSNPNLYWLGVPSLAMTSVIFVHVWRMLPLATVIVLGGLSSIPKELLEAADIDGAGFWRRTFQIVIPLVLPIMTIAVLFGIVFTFTDMAVVYVLTRGGPVQSTQVIATWTFFKGIEGGDLAQGAAVSLFLVPVLAGVAILMLKLARRTEVT; via the coding sequence GTGACGCCCGCGGTTCGGGAATCCACCCCGGGGAACGTCCGCGCCGCCCATTCCCACCGGCTCGCGGACAGCGAGAAATGGCTCGGCCTGGTGATGATCGCTCCGGCGATCGTCTACATCGTGGCGCTGATCGGGATCCCCCTGGTCATGGCCATCCTCTACAGCATGAGCGACGTCTCGACCGGCGACCCGAGCCTGGATTACGCAGGGCTGCGGAACTTCCGGGCGGCTTTCGCGGACCCGGTGTTCCGGAGATCCGTCTGGAACACCATCGTGTTCACCTTCGCCTCCCAGTTCCTGGTCCTCGTCCTCTCGAAAATCCTCGCACTGGCCCTGATGAAGGATTTCAAGGGGAAATGGCTGGCGAGGTTCCTGATCATGCTCCCGTGGACGGCACCGATCGCGCTGGGAACCATCGGGTGGCTCTGGATGCTCGACTCGGTCTTTTCCCCGATCGACTGGGTGTTCCGGCATTGGGGGCTGCTGGGCTCCCCGGGTGCGCTGTTCGGGTCGAACCCGAACCTCTACTGGCTGGGGGTTCCGTCGCTGGCGATGACCTCCGTGATCTTCGTCCACGTCTGGAGGATGCTGCCCCTGGCGACGGTGATCGTGCTGGGGGGCTTAAGCTCCATCCCGAAGGAGCTCCTCGAGGCGGCGGATATCGACGGGGCCGGTTTCTGGCGGAGAACCTTCCAGATCGTCATCCCGCTGGTCCTCCCGATCATGACGATCGCGGTGCTGTTCGGGATCGTGTTCACGTTCACCGACATGGCCGTCGTCTACGTATTGACGCGCGGCGGCCCGGTGCAGTCCACGCAGGTCATCGCGACCTGGACCTTCTTCAAGGGGATCGAGGGGGGGGACCTGGCCCAGGGTGCGGCGGTCTCCCTCTTTCTCGTCCCCGTCCTGGCCGGAGTGGCGATTCTCATGCTGAAGCTGGCCCGGCGCACGGAGGTGACGTGA